Part of the Moorella sp. E308F genome, AAGAATGCGCGGAAGTAATTGCCGCCGGGAAATTTACCAAACCCTTCGTCATCTACGTGGCAGGTGCTTGGGCACCGGAAGGCCAGCGCTTCTCCCACGCCTCCAGCATTGTGGAACGGGGCCGCGGTTCGGCCAAGAGCAAGATGGAAGCCATCCAGAAAGCTGGTGGCTACGTGGCCATGAGCCCCAATGATATCCCGCGTATCCTCAAAAACGTACTCAAGCATTAGGAGGTAATAAACAATGCCTGTAATGCGCTCTGTCCTTTACGTTCCCGGCAATAACCCCAGGATGATTGCCAAAGCACCCACTTTCCCCGCCGATATAATCACCCTCGACCTGGAAGATTCCGTGCCCCCGGCGGAGAAGGAAAATGCGCGGAAACTTATCCGCGAGAACCTGAAGGCTGTTGGGGCCAACGGGTCGGAGGTATACGTGCGCATCAACAACTGGGAGACCGAGATGACCAACGACGACCTGGAGGCCGTTGTTTATGAGGGACTCCACGGGGTTACCCTGGCCAAGTGCGGGCATCCGGACCACGTCAAGCGCCTGGACTGGAAACTGGAAGAACTGGAACGCCGCCGCGGTCTACCTATAGGGAGCATTAAGGTTTCCCTGCTCCTGGAAACCGCGAAAGGTATTATCAATGCCTATGAATCCTGCATCGCCAGCCCGCGGGTGGTCAGTGCCATCTTCGGTGCCGTGGACTACTGCAAGGATATGCGGGTCAAACTGACCTCGGAAGGCAAAGAGCAGGAATACGCCCGCGCCCATATGGCAGTTGCCGCCCGGGCGGCAGGGGTGGTAGCCATTGACTGTCCGTTTGTTGCCTATCAGGATATGGAAGCATTTGAAAAGAGTGTTCTCCAGGGGCGGCAGATGGGATATGAAGGCCGGATGCTGATCCATCCCAGCCAGGTTGAGCCTGCCAATCGTCTCTACTCCCCGGACCCTGCCGACGTGGAATGGGCCCGCGGCGTCGTAAAAGCCTTTGAAGAAGAAGCCATTGCCCAGGGTAAGGCTGCCATTTCCTACCAGGGCAAGATGGTCGACACGCCTGTTTACCTCAACGCCAAGGATATCTTGAACGCCTACGAAGAGATCCAGGCTAAAGATGCCGCCAGGAAGAAGAACGCTTAAAGGTTGAGATAGCGGGGCTGGCGGCCTCCAGGAAAGCTGCCGGCCCCTTTTATAACTATACGGTTGCCGGGGAAACCCGGTAGAGGGTGACCCCGTACCGATATTTAAATATGAAAAAGGGGGACGACAGGCTGTGAATACCCAGGAAAGAGCCCTGCAGCTGCATAAGGAATGGCAGGGTAAAATCGAAGTACGGGGGCGGGTACAGGTCCGGGATGGGACGGATCTTTCCCTGGCCTATACTCCCGGTGTCGCCGAGCCCTGCAAAGAAATCCATAAAGATCCCAAACTCGTTGACGTCTACACCCGGCGCTGGAACCAGGTTGCCGTAGTATCCGACGGCTCGGCGGTCCTTGGCCTCGGTAACATTGGCGCCCGGGCGGCCATGCCCGTTATGGAAGGGAAAAGCCTGCTTTTTAAAACCTTTGCCGGTGTCGATGCCTTCCCCATCTGCATCGATTCCCAGGATGTAGATGAGATTGTCAGGACAGTCCAGCTCCTGACCCCCACCTTTGGCGGCGTCAACCTGGAGGATATTGCCGCGCCCCGCTGTTTTGAAATCGAGCGACGCCTCAAGGAAACCACTGACATTCCTATCTTCCACGACGACCAGCACGGTACGGCCGTAGTCGTATTGAGCGGGATTATCAACGCCTGTAAGATCACCAAGCGGGAGCTGGGTGATCTCAAGGTAGTGATCAACGGCGCCGGGGCGGCCGGCATTGCCACTGCCAAGCTCCTGCTCAGCGTGGGCGTAAAAGACGTGATCCTCTGCGATTCCCGGGGAATTATCTCCTCAAAGCGCCAGGACCTCAATGCGGAAAAACAGGAAATGCTCAAGATCACGAACAAAGAAGACCGCAGCGGCACCCTGGCCGACGCCATGGTAGGCGCCAACTGCTTTATCGGCCTCTCTGTCAAAGACGCCGTTAATCAGGATATGGTACGCTCCATGGGTAAAGACCCCATTATCTTTGCCATGGCTAACCCCGTTCCGGAAATCTATCCCGATAAGGCGCGGGAAGCCGGCGCCGCCGTTGTGGGCACGGGGCGGAGCGACTTCCCCAACCAGGTCAATAATGTCCTGGGCTTCCCCGGCATCTTCCGCGGTGCCCTTGACGTGAAGGCTTCCGATATCAATGAACCGATGAAGATTGCCGCCGCCCATGCCCTGGCCGACCTGGTGGGCGACAGGCTCTCACCTGATTTCGTCATGCCGGAAGCCTTCGACCTGCGGGTGGCACCGGCGGTGGCAGCGGCCGTAGCCAAGGCCGCCATGGAGAGTGGCGTGGCTCGCGAGCCGAAGGACCCCGAGTGGGTGAAGAAACATACGGAAGAGCTGATCGGCCTGGCGAAATAAAATCCAGGAACGCTGGTGTTACGACCCCGGGCCCTGGGTCGCACGCCAGGCGGGAGAAGATGACGAGCCGCCCGGAGGAACGCTCCGGGCGGCTTTTTCTGGCCGCGCATGCGCTCCTCCCCTGCCGGGTATAATAACAGAAAAAAGGCAGGTGGATTTAAACTGGTCAACCGTATCGACTCTCCTGAATATCCGCAGGAAGCGCCGCAGCCCAACAGCGTCCCCCATCCTGCGACCTCACCACCGGAATTCCCACTGGAAATTAAACCGGCAGCCGATCCCCCGCAGGGGGATTTTCTGTTATAATAAGCATATAGCTGGTCAATACTTCCAGCTTATAGCTTTTATCATGGTAACATATGGAACAAGGAGGGGGAAAATGGCCGCACGCACTAAGATTACCCTGCCCCAGCTCCAGGCCATGAAGGAGCGAGGGGAGAAGATCACCATGGTAACCACTTATGATTATCCTTCAGCTTTGCTGGCCGACCAGGCCGGCATGGACATGCTGCTGGTAGGCGATTCGTTGGGCATGGTGGTCCTGGGCTACCAGAGTACAGTACCCGTAACTATGGATGAGATGGTGCATCATACCCGCGCCGTTATGCGGGCCAATCCTGCAGCCCTGGTGGTGGCCGACCTGCCTTTTCTTTCCTATCAGGCCAGTGTAACGGACGCCGTTTATAATGCCGGCCGCCTGGTCAAAGAGGGTGGGGCCGATGCCGTAAAGCTGGAAGGTGGTCGGGCTATGGTACCCATGGTCCGAGCTATAGTCGATGCCGGCATCCCGGTCATGGGTCATTTGGGGTTAACTCCCCAGTCGGTAGTCCAGCTGGGTGGCTATCGCGTCCAGGGACGGGAGAAAGATGCGGCCGATAGAATTGCCGCCGATGCGGAAGCATTAGTGGAGGCTGGCGTCTTCTCCCTGGTACTGGAATGCGTACCGGCGGACCTGGCCCGGCGGATAACGGCGGAATTACCGGTACCTACCATCGGCATTGGGGCCGGGCCTGATTGTGACGGCCAGGTGCTGGTTTACCATGACCTCCTGGGCCTCTTTGACCGCTTCCAGCCCAAATTTGTCAAGCGTTATGTAAACCTGGGCGAAGCCATTGTCAAGGCCCTTGCCGATTACCGGGAAGAGGTCCGCCAAGGGAAATTCCCCGGTGAAGAACACAGTTTCCGGTAAAAGACCCTCATACCGCTAACGCGACACATTAGAAGGATGAAAATAACGGGCTGGCATTTGTTTGGAGCGAGCAAAAACAATGCCAGCCTGGAGCGAAGTTATTTCAGGGTAGAATGTATGGAGGGACGCTGTTAGTTGCTCAATTACCTGGACCTGCTTCTATTTCTGCTCCTGGCCCTGGGTGCGTGGCGGGGTTACCGCCTGGGTTTTGTTAACCTGATAGCCGGGTGGATCAGCTACCTGGTGGCTGGGCTGGCGGCAGCCCTCTATGCCCGGCCCCTGGCTGAAGCCGTGGACCAGGCCTGGCACTTAACCGGTCGCTGGGGCAACTGGCTGGCCCCCCTATTACCATTACCCCGGCCGGTTCTCAGCCAGCCCCTGGGTAAGGCTGCCG contains:
- a CDS encoding HpcH/HpaI aldolase/citrate lyase family protein, which produces MPVMRSVLYVPGNNPRMIAKAPTFPADIITLDLEDSVPPAEKENARKLIRENLKAVGANGSEVYVRINNWETEMTNDDLEAVVYEGLHGVTLAKCGHPDHVKRLDWKLEELERRRGLPIGSIKVSLLLETAKGIINAYESCIASPRVVSAIFGAVDYCKDMRVKLTSEGKEQEYARAHMAVAARAAGVVAIDCPFVAYQDMEAFEKSVLQGRQMGYEGRMLIHPSQVEPANRLYSPDPADVEWARGVVKAFEEEAIAQGKAAISYQGKMVDTPVYLNAKDILNAYEEIQAKDAARKKNA
- a CDS encoding NAD(P)-dependent malic enzyme, which gives rise to MNTQERALQLHKEWQGKIEVRGRVQVRDGTDLSLAYTPGVAEPCKEIHKDPKLVDVYTRRWNQVAVVSDGSAVLGLGNIGARAAMPVMEGKSLLFKTFAGVDAFPICIDSQDVDEIVRTVQLLTPTFGGVNLEDIAAPRCFEIERRLKETTDIPIFHDDQHGTAVVVLSGIINACKITKRELGDLKVVINGAGAAGIATAKLLLSVGVKDVILCDSRGIISSKRQDLNAEKQEMLKITNKEDRSGTLADAMVGANCFIGLSVKDAVNQDMVRSMGKDPIIFAMANPVPEIYPDKAREAGAAVVGTGRSDFPNQVNNVLGFPGIFRGALDVKASDINEPMKIAAAHALADLVGDRLSPDFVMPEAFDLRVAPAVAAAVAKAAMESGVAREPKDPEWVKKHTEELIGLAK
- the panB gene encoding 3-methyl-2-oxobutanoate hydroxymethyltransferase; this encodes MAARTKITLPQLQAMKERGEKITMVTTYDYPSALLADQAGMDMLLVGDSLGMVVLGYQSTVPVTMDEMVHHTRAVMRANPAALVVADLPFLSYQASVTDAVYNAGRLVKEGGADAVKLEGGRAMVPMVRAIVDAGIPVMGHLGLTPQSVVQLGGYRVQGREKDAADRIAADAEALVEAGVFSLVLECVPADLARRITAELPVPTIGIGAGPDCDGQVLVYHDLLGLFDRFQPKFVKRYVNLGEAIVKALADYREEVRQGKFPGEEHSFR